The Desulfurellaceae bacterium genome contains a region encoding:
- a CDS encoding thiolase family protein, whose translation MGLPELRDRVCIVGVGDTPQGSVPDKTGDELAIDAARAALEDCGLNKDDIDGLFVQPSYGRQGDYLKVGLMLGLNPRVGGAVEASGATGCYLIQHAALLLNAGMANYILLVYGTNQKTNRNRFGGALLEEHAPYGGFNPSGPFAFAFRRHMHLYGTTEEQLATIAINQRRHAGLNPKAAQKTPLSLDDYLNARYIVWPLRMFDYCYITDGGHAFILTTPERAADLKKPPVFIRGMGRQEAFRAYETPDLVMQSFQQEAAARMVFGMADMSVNDIQALYVQDAYSPAVIAALENYGFCPRGEAGRWIQGGRIGLGGELPLNVNGGQLSETYMVGWQNTCDAVRQLRGECGPRQIQAVERIMCTYTGGLREHAGALILRR comes from the coding sequence ATGGGGCTGCCTGAGCTACGGGACCGGGTGTGTATTGTCGGCGTCGGCGACACCCCGCAGGGCTCGGTGCCGGACAAAACCGGCGACGAGCTGGCCATTGACGCGGCCCGGGCCGCCCTTGAGGACTGCGGGCTCAACAAGGACGATATCGACGGCCTGTTCGTCCAACCCAGCTACGGCCGCCAGGGCGATTATCTCAAAGTCGGTCTGATGCTCGGCCTGAATCCCAGGGTCGGCGGTGCGGTCGAGGCCTCCGGGGCAACCGGCTGCTACCTGATCCAGCACGCCGCCCTGCTGCTCAACGCCGGCATGGCCAACTACATCCTGCTGGTCTACGGCACAAACCAGAAAACCAACCGCAACCGCTTTGGCGGAGCCTTGCTCGAAGAGCACGCTCCCTACGGCGGCTTCAATCCCTCCGGGCCGTTCGCCTTCGCCTTTCGACGGCACATGCATCTGTACGGCACGACCGAGGAGCAGCTGGCGACGATTGCCATCAACCAGCGCCGGCACGCTGGGCTCAACCCCAAGGCGGCGCAAAAAACCCCGCTGAGCCTCGACGACTACCTGAACGCCCGCTACATCGTGTGGCCGCTGCGCATGTTCGACTACTGCTACATCACCGACGGTGGGCATGCCTTCATTCTGACCACCCCCGAGCGAGCCGCAGACCTCAAGAAACCGCCGGTATTCATCCGTGGCATGGGTCGCCAGGAAGCCTTCCGGGCCTACGAGACGCCCGACCTGGTCATGCAGAGCTTTCAGCAGGAGGCCGCAGCCAGGATGGTCTTCGGCATGGCCGACATGAGCGTGAACGACATCCAGGCGCTGTACGTGCAGGACGCCTACAGCCCGGCCGTGATCGCCGCCCTGGAAAACTACGGCTTTTGTCCGCGCGGCGAGGCCGGCCGCTGGATACAGGGCGGCCGGATCGGCCTGGGCGGCGAGCTGCCGCTCAACGTCAACGGCGGCCAGCTGTCCGAGACGTATATGGTCGGCTGGCAGAACACCTGCGACGCGGTACGCCAGTTGCGGGGCGAGTGCGGCCCGCGGCAAATCCAGGCGGTCGAGCGGATCATGTGTACCTACACCGGCGGATTGCGCGAGCACGCCGGCGCCCTGATTCTGCGGAGGTAA
- a CDS encoding OB-fold domain-containing protein, with translation MADYTKPLPVIEKWNAPYWQAAKRHEFVAQRCRACGYTHLPPGPVCTNCLSANQDWVRLSGRGTIYSYGVYYQCWHEGFAGDIPYNVALISLEEGLQIVSQVIGCDNEELDCGLAVEVSFDDITPEVSLP, from the coding sequence GTGGCCGACTACACCAAACCCCTGCCCGTCATTGAAAAATGGAACGCGCCGTACTGGCAGGCGGCCAAGCGCCACGAGTTTGTGGCCCAACGCTGCCGCGCCTGCGGCTATACCCATCTGCCGCCCGGCCCGGTGTGCACCAACTGCCTGAGCGCCAACCAGGACTGGGTGAGGCTGAGCGGCCGGGGCACGATCTATTCCTACGGCGTGTACTATCAGTGCTGGCACGAGGGCTTTGCCGGGGACATTCCGTATAACGTGGCCCTGATCAGCCTTGAGGAAGGCTTGCAGATCGTCAGTCAGGTGATCGGCTGCGACAACGAGGAACTGGACTGCGGCCTTGCCGTTGAG